One window of the Salinigranum rubrum genome contains the following:
- a CDS encoding AAA family ATPase, whose product MKDDDIQDAIRDGATRAGEIAEHVGVTGSTARRYLKAAAEDANSLITRQTAPSGSGYVYGIQNQDTDTASEMPVFGDREYAWETWVPEADAGGYVETDGERSDIEALIDNRDATGQLPRFRLTGPPGTGKTTLATSIAAERQWPLITIQFTSAMRDSEIFGSPHIIGGESVWVDGPGVKALLCSQVRPVVVVLDEVNRAPFARKASLQSVLDHRAQATLQLRGGEVIEGDPQNLITVATMNEGSEYETYPIDPAEKRRHGNTWEVPFLGMVDVDREASLVADRTPVADEVAHGLVRIANDVRELALEDETSPVKKGIATSTLLEWARTAAAYRQSDRPDPVVRAARSAVLRPHYGDLAADEVEAVIVDGLSRVRAHAGAA is encoded by the coding sequence CCAAGACGCCATCCGCGACGGGGCCACGCGCGCGGGCGAGATCGCCGAGCACGTCGGCGTGACCGGCTCGACCGCTCGACGGTACCTCAAGGCCGCCGCCGAAGACGCGAACTCGCTCATCACACGCCAGACCGCGCCGTCGGGGAGCGGATACGTATACGGTATACAGAATCAAGATACAGATACAGCATCCGAGATGCCGGTCTTCGGCGACCGCGAGTATGCGTGGGAGACGTGGGTCCCAGAGGCCGACGCCGGGGGCTACGTCGAGACCGACGGCGAGCGCTCGGACATCGAGGCGCTCATCGACAACCGCGACGCCACGGGACAGCTGCCGCGATTCCGACTCACCGGTCCGCCGGGGACGGGGAAGACGACGCTCGCGACGTCCATCGCTGCCGAGCGACAGTGGCCGCTCATCACGATCCAGTTCACGAGCGCCATGCGCGATTCCGAAATCTTCGGGAGCCCGCACATCATCGGTGGCGAGTCGGTGTGGGTCGACGGCCCGGGCGTCAAGGCGCTTCTGTGCTCTCAGGTCCGCCCCGTGGTGGTCGTCCTCGACGAGGTCAACCGCGCACCTTTCGCCCGGAAGGCGTCGCTGCAGTCCGTCCTCGACCACCGCGCACAGGCGACGCTCCAACTGCGTGGCGGTGAGGTCATCGAGGGCGACCCGCAGAACCTCATCACTGTCGCGACGATGAACGAGGGCTCGGAGTACGAGACCTATCCCATCGACCCCGCAGAGAAGCGCCGCCACGGAAACACGTGGGAAGTCCCCTTCCTCGGCATGGTCGACGTCGACCGCGAGGCATCACTCGTCGCAGACCGGACGCCCGTCGCCGACGAGGTCGCTCACGGCCTGGTCCGCATCGCGAACGACGTCCGCGAGCTCGCGCTTGAAGACGAGACCAGCCCCGTGAAGAAGGGTATCGCGACGTCGACGCTCCTCGAATGGGCGCGGACGGCCGCGGCGTACCGCCAGTCCGACCGCCCTGACCCCGTGGTTCGCGCCGCCAGGAGTGCGGTTCTCCGGCCTCACTACGGCGACCTCGCCGCGGACGAGGTCGAGGCTGTCATCGTCGACGGGTTGAGTCGCGTACGCGCACACGCGGGAGCCGCGTGA